In one window of Euwallacea similis isolate ESF13 chromosome 4, ESF131.1, whole genome shotgun sequence DNA:
- the LOC136408519 gene encoding mucin-2-like isoform X3, with amino-acid sequence MKLILCFVLFLCWVEIYGQRSRTNQDASKESQAPTRSRGKSRFSATEEFAQLSEEPARTTSNRRASTRTRIHSNNPKAAADRRSRPTEAPKTYSIEEINNDSPIDSFVRRSKPRVLSESRFEVSSPRTQTFEASSPLVDVEEIGFGSTARAILQSRGETPPPKTTTPVVDEQYLLTNFGSTIRSLAAASKSAQSGFLSQRPSLLRSEAPILNADDIPSRRSSIRAEPLPSLRGSEVTSAPVRSRSRTSRPKPEPPITDRPIVEDYVPVETEEPLIADGLEVATEADFGDVVLPAGEEVKTAPPPPSTTTTKRPGRRNGSRSRVFEEVDNAVTARSRSRTRPSEVPRQRAAPRRKVDDTLGAESIYRGPSVFTANEQNSKPRPGRKIDSKFEKVPVSISDVPISRGIRQGVRRFETTTTASSITPSTSRTVKGRGNIRSRAARPTAAEPTAIPSRRNESARRAPVASNSNRQESSTTQASSRRRGGRFQVAESTTQTVRSTAKTSRSSQRFRSRQPDMPPNIDESKLEVLPLFERESKTLVSSPVIKPKSRSFTNRRSGIDHMHVSATENDVKFVEKPTTNGVTRVSVTKTESVQSSTVTTPLVSSVSPPIVKESVVAEVNQVISKSTITRRKKVPKAKAAEILSRGTKKAEIKFTDVGKKKKSSEEEIGEDDNYPAPFKALIQSKKNKEEPKSGSFTTTTSAPASTAKAIVTSSTASPRTSSFLTRAITTLPSRKPKKLNGAITETDNELDSKSTTTARPVRAKFSEKPKIGRQKEKWPLKPSTVRPSLEKLKTSATPRKIYTTREYSDHHSRRKALRSTASPPSTTPFSSINEAKFSAKFMEKEANEAKKSKLDVLSQDTKSAFIKKPTSNFSRYSSRYRSDTSTRSTVLKATTIAPFYIPTIPTPAYVPTVPTITPPAPSVEDGIEAVKDRDLGVEVISFDDPVNTIPSADLVNGEFLTTDRNLKMSPTVKDGMTEKPVSIIERIINSITMISTTAAPSSAAIPVTTEANGNSAILKLASKKPTTSNDKTKPDVRTNIIETITSEKPTTIIEKIRSSLSAIQTNEVGTDLEPSSTTPLSIVTTKYSAKFRGGSVGTAELPAPLPLSTSVNPLSVLDQIGENQVIEQKTIGKLLDILNGLVSTPSSSEAPDNLVVVTPKSFGGFVSTTFSPQEPIEAITVSDLITTPVYISSSVNTAATTDVPSTTLLSEAETLTSTDSITTTTELPSTTTQESSTDVLSSTQTTLLNIPFQVSPGSVSIFSANDLLSNSVTPDHNTVTIASRVGFDNTVLTSTDDSTSTTTTDTSTVSAEATTTVLTTTAVLTSTDVLTSTDVLTSTVPTSTSSSNTPNSSSRAGRVLSEDVGVPIDDNSIEGSTPSTTTSTTPDYFIFAVLNNNTVLRKRPPAVPNKEVPFIVVGLFPNNTVVRRFPNGTIVPMDPIIKVESNKMARVLQTERRYTSTPRVVITSTTSSPPSSTIATSIPSTTLPLSTTMQTSSTENVVEIMAVPGETRISKSQTTSANIETSTVPLSTTEDSTLLVSSSTISQSTETIPPALGEILNGRTVEALNMLIKPQPTPNFKTLKVNQNSIVSSSTDSTSTTGKEAPLFTSPLSTTSEVSPTQSTTSKRFLSTTTLPPSTTTKIPSTITTKRIESTTAVASTSLPPRTTSTMEVPTFTPASIFPTILTTLFPNLLKVTTPKSRIYSTSSPEFSNSIGNRFEELTAAGTTARPTIVLSQTPTSQRISTTTPRTTTTVFTTTSEPATTTTATTTTTKTTTTTTTTTPKPTTRRTTQAAKLTSASKEETDKIFNQLKKNGKFNNLNEEQRRNLQEIEKIEQEQAELLKQINLLTKMFGGANARAPNLPPIANPLAGGTANNLANRIIAMAVERDKSHATETAAPPTTTRRTTTQKTTTERPTSKRPNSIQDKLLLTDLEDSTKKTTPSLEDVLRQYNLNGLTTNTPLTSTYGKTDEAVLAAILKEHGIGPTTPKVLGEKVKEAGIFEEIPVTKKPKPKSRAVGTTARPIGGRLMQGLNWLLDILDPPTTKKPSSARKNKAKVPSKEIGADEELLTNQPTRITPMVTAAPVTKPSLSQEEIQVLIKQLEAVQNNPNAADQLDFSKITSLHNLINVNEGVQVTHAGQHGATSRATPRPQRTTTASPIVAEIPIRPRFSTVSTVSVSNSIDDLELDVTTPRPRPLPPVSLNPIPGIDDQGDSMVRSNLLTAAVNVTRAISSFLGSAIQDAAQQVRSVFYTGTSGVLSSLSSGSGVPSIAGASSSSRVN; translated from the exons AACCAAGATGCATCCAAAGAATCTCAAGCACCCACGCGAAGTAGGGGAAAATCCAGGTTTTCGGCCACAGAAGAATTTGCTCAGTTATCTGAGGAACCTGCTAGGACCACATCAAACAGAAGAGCCTCCACTAGAACGAGAATACATTCAAATAACCCTAAAGCGGCTGCTGATAGACGATCTCGACCTACTGAAGCTCCGAAAACTTATTCAATAGAAGAAATCAATAACGACTCTCCTATAGACTCGTTTGTTAGGCGAAGCAAACCTAGAGTGCTCTCGGAAAGCAGATTTGAAGTCTCCTCCCCTAGAACTCAAACGTTCGAAGCCTCCAGTCCTTTAGTTGATGTAGAAGAAATTGGATTTGGAAGCACTGCCAGGGCAATACTGCAATCCCGAGGGGAAACTCCTCCTCCAAAGACAACTACTCCAGTTGTAGATGAGCAATATTTGCTTACCAACTTTGGCAGCACCATAAGGTCATTAGCTGCAGCATCAAAAAGTGCTCAGTCAGGATTTCTGAGTCAACGACCTAGTCTTCTACGATCAGAAGCTCCAATTTTGAACGCGGATGACATACCGTCTCGCAGGAGTTCTATTAGAGCTGAACCTTTGCCTTCCTTAAGAGGCTCTGAAGTCACCTCAGCTCCAGTAAGATCAAGGAGTAGGACCTCACGTCCCAAACCTGAACCTCCAATCACAGACAGGCCTATTGTTGAGGATTATGTACCTGTAGAAACTGAAGAACCGTTGATTGCGGACGGCTTGGAGGTAGCTACAGAAGCCGATTTTGGAGATGTTGTTTTACCAGCGGGAGAGGAAGTGAAAACCGCACCTCCTCCCCCTTCTACTACTACAACAAAAAGGCCTGGGAGAAGAAATGGTTCAAGATCTAGGGTTTTTGAGGAAGTCGATAATGCGGTGACTGCAAGGTCGCGATCGCGCACTAGACCTAGTGAAGTCCCCAGACAAAGAGCTGCTCCTAGAAGGAAGGTGGATGATACATTAGGGGCTGAAAGCATTTATCGAGGACCTTCAGTCTTCACTGCAAATGAGCAGAACTCCAAACCTCGCCCTGGCAGGAAAATTGATAGCAAATTCGAAAAGGTACCTGTCAGCATTAGTGACGTCCCCATTTCTAGAGGCATCAGACAAGGAGTAAGGAGATTTGAGACAACCACCACTGCCTCTTCTATTACCCCTAGCACTAGCAGGACTGTTAAAGGGCGTGGTAATATCAGAAGCAGGGCTGCTAGACCTACTGCTGCCGAACCAACTGCAATTCCTTCTAGACGAAATGAGAGTGCTAGGAGAGCTCCAGTTGCTTCTAATTCAAACCGACAAGAGAGTTCTACAACTCAAGCGTCATCTAGAAGAAGAGGTGGTAGGTTTCAAGTAGCTGAATCTACCACTCAAACAGTGCGTTCCACAGCTAAAACAAGTAGAAGTAGCCAGAGGTTTCGAAGTAGGCAACCAGACATGCCTCCTAATATAGATGAATCGAAACTGGAAGTCTTACCGCTATTTGAAAGAGAGTCGAAGACTCTGGTCTCATCTCCGGTTATCAAACCAAAATCAAGATCTTTCACAAATCGCAGAAGTGGGATTGATCATATGCACGTAAGTGCAACCGAAAACGATGTGAAGTTTGTTGAGAAACCTACCACTAATGGAGTCACTAGAGTCAGTGTTACAAAGACTGAGAGCGTGCAAAGCAGCACTGTTACTACTCCTCTAGTATCTTCAGTTTCACCTCCAATTGTAAAGGAATCTGTAGTGGCTGAAGTGAATCAAGTGATATCGAAGAGCACCATAACCAGGAGGAAAAAAGTGCCCAAAGCCAAGGCTGCAGAAATCCTGTCTAGGGGCACCAAGAAAGCAGAAATTAAATTCACAGATGTaggaaaaaagaagaaaagttcCGAAGAGGAAATCGGCGAAGACGACAATTACCCGGCTCCATTCAAAGCTTTGATTCAGTCGAAGAAAAACAAG GAAGAACCAAAGTCAGGGTCATTTACAACCACGACTAGCGCTCCTGCGTCTACTGCGAAAGCAATCGTGACTTCCAGCACGGCTTCACCTAGAACATCATCCTTCTTGACTCGTGCCATCACGACGCTACCTTCGAGGAAACCCAAGAAGCTGAATGGGGCC ATCACTGAAACTGACAATGAGCTGGACTCTAAATCGACCACGACAGCCCGACCAGTAAGAGCGAAGTTTTCGGAGAAGCCAAAAATCGGAAGGCAGAAAGAAAAATGGCCGCTGAAACCTTCCACTGTGAGGCCAAGTTTggagaaattgaaaacttctGCCACTCCAAGGAAAATTTACACCACCAGAGAGTATTCTGACCACCATTCTAGAAGGAAAGCTCTCAGATCCACTGCTTCACCCCCGTCAACCACCCCCTTCAGCTCTATTAATGAGGCCAAGTTTTCTGCCAAATTCATGGAAAAAGAGGCTAATGAGGCCAAAAAGAGCAAATTAGATGTGCTCAGTCAG GACACTAAATCTGCATTTATCAAAAAACCCACCAGTAACTTCAGTAGGTACAGCTCCAGATACCGCAGCGACACCTCTACTAGGAGTACCGTGTTGAAAGCCACCACGATAGCCCCATTTTACATTCCCACCATACCCACCCCTGCCTACGTACCCACAGTGCCCACCATCACCCCACCTGCACCATCG GTCGAAGACGGGATTGAAGCAGTAAAAGACCGCGACTTGGGAGTGGAAGTTATCAGTTTCGATGATCCTGTTAACACCATTCCGTCGGCCGACTTGGTTAATGGAGAATTTCTGACTACGGACAGAAATCTTAAAATGTCCCCAACG GTCAAGGATGGCATGACTGAGAAACCCGTGTCTATAATCGAGAGGATCATTAACTCAATCACGATGATTTCGACTACTGCGGCCCCTTCTTCGGCTGCAATCCCCGTGACTACTGAAGCCAACGGCAACTCGGCCATTTTGAAGTTGGCTTCGAAAAAACCGACTACCAGCAACGACAAGACTAAACCTGACGTTCGTACTAACATAATCGAGACTATAACCAGCGAAAAACCGACTACGATTATCGAGAAAATCCGAAGTTCCTTGTCTGCTATCCAAACGAATGAAGTAGGTACAGATCTCGAACCTTCTTCCACCACTCCGCTGTCCATTGTCACTACTAAGTATTCGGCAAAATTTAGGGGTGGTTCTGTAGGTACTGCTGAGCTTCCTGCACCACTGCCTTTAAGCACTTCTGTAAATCCTTTGAGCGTATTAGATCAAATCGGCGAAAATCAGGTGATTGAGCAAAAGACCATCGGGAAGTTGCTGGACATTCTTAACGGACTGGTGTCCACACCATCCTCCAGTGAAGCTCCGGACAATTTAGTGGTGGTCACCCCCAAGTCTTTCGGGGGTTTCGTGTCTACTACATTTTCTCCGCAAGAGCCCATCGAGGCGATCACTGTTAGTGACCTGATAACTACTCCTGTATATATTTCTTCGAGTGTAAATACAGCTGCCACAACAGACGTGCCAAGCACCACACTTCTTTCTGAAGCCGAAACACTTACCAGCACTGATTCTATTACCACCACAACGGAATTACCTAGTACCACCACGCAAGAATCTTCCACAGATGTGTTATCGTCCACACAAACCACACTTCTGAATATTCCATTTCAAGTGAGTCCCGGCAGTGTATCTATTTTTTCTGCTAATGACTTATTGTCTAATTCCGTAACTCCCGATCATAACACTGTTACCATTGCGAGTAGAGTAGGATTTGATAACACTGTGCTAACGTCTACTGATGACTCTACGTCTACGACAACCACTGATACTAGCACGGTATCTGCGGAGGCCACCACAACTGTGTTAACCACTACTGCTGTGTTAACCTCTACTGATGTGTTAACTTCTACTGATGTGTTAACCTCTACTGTGCCTACCAGCACTTCGTCTTCTAACACCCCTAATTCATCCTCGAGGGCTGGTAGAGTCCTGTCTGAGGACGTGGGCGTACCGATAGACGACAATAGTATAGAGGGCTCCACGCCCTCCACGACGACTTCTACCACTCCCGACTACTTCATTTTCGCCGTTCTTAACAATAACACAGTTTTGCGCAAACGCCCTCCGGCTGTGCCTAATAAGGAGGTCCCGTTCATCGTAGTGGGACTGTTTCCGAATAACACCGTTGTAAGGAGGTTCCCCAACGGAACCATTGTTCCTATGGACCCCATTATAAAG gtCGAGTCGAATAAAATGGCTCGGGTACTACAAACCGAGCGACGTTACACATCCACACCTAGAGTTGTAATTACTAGTACCACTTCTAGTCCGCCATCTAGCACGATTGCGACTAGTATCCCTAGCACTACTCTCCCTCTTAGCACTACTATGCAAACTTCTAGCACTGAGAACGTAGTCGAAATTATGGCGGTACCCGGCGAGACGAGAATTAGTAAATCACAAACGACGAGTGCTAATATCGAAACCAGCACAGTACCGTTAAGTACCACGGAAGATAGCACTCTGCTAGTATCTTCCAGCACGATTTCGCAAAGCACTGAAACCATACCACCTGCTTTAGGGGAAATTTTGAACGGACGGACTGTCGAGGCTCTAAATATGTTGATTAAGCCTCAGCCGACTCCTAATTTTAAGACTCTAAAAGTCAATCAG AACTCTATAGTTAGTAGTAGCACTGATTCGACTAGTACTACCGGAAAAGAAGCGCCCCTGTTTACTTCTCCTCTTTCAACTACTAGTGAGGTGAGTCCTACTCAGTCGACTACTTCTAAGCGG TTTTTGTCGACAACCACTCTGCCTCCTAGTACTACAACCAAAATACCCAGCACAATCACCACAAAGAGAATTGAAAGTACCACTGCCGTCGCTTCAACTAGCCTCCCGCCAAGAACTACCTCTACCATGGAGGTGCCTACATTTACTCCTGCTTCAATATTCCCGACCATTTTGACTACTTTATTCCCAAATTTGCTCAAAGTAACTACACCTAAAAGCAGAATTTACAGCACTAGCAGTCCCGAATTTTCTAATAGCATTGGAAATCGATTTGAAGAGTTAACGGCTGCTGGTACCACT GCGCGGCCTACAATTGTACTCTCGCAAACTCCGACATCGCAGAGAATTTCCACCACAACGCCTAGGACTACAACCACAGTTTTTACAACTACCAGCGAACCTGCTACCACAACCACTGCCACTACTACAACCACTAAaaccaccaccaccaccaccactACGACTCCTAAACCCACAACTAGGAGGACTACTCAGGCAGCTAAACTGACTTCGGCCAGCAAAGAAGAGACGGATAAGATTTTTAAtcagctaaaaaaaaatggaaaatttaataatttgaatgaAGAGCAACGCAGGAATTTGCaggaaattgagaaaattgagCAGGAGCAAGCAGAGCTGTTGAAGCAAATTAATTTGCTCACAAAAATG TTTGGAGGGGCGAATGCGAGAGCTCCGAATTTGCCTCCAATAGCAAATCCTCTTGCTGGAGGGACTGCGAATAATCTGGCCAATAGA ATCATTGCAATGGCTGTGGAACGAGACAAGTCTCACGCGACTGAAACAGCCGCCCCTCCAACCACAACACGGAGGACTACCACTCAAAAAACAACCACAGAAAGGCCTACCAGCAAACGTCCCAATTCGATCCAGGACAAGCTACTTCTGACAGATTTAGAGGACAGCACAAAGAAGACTACTCCCTCCTTGGAGGACGTCTTGAGGCAATATAATCTGAACGGATTGACCACCAACACCCCTCTTACTTCCACTTACGGAAAAACTGACGAGGCAGTTTTGGCAGCTATTCTGAAAGAACACGGGATTGGGCCTACTACCCCTAAAGTTCTTGGGGAGAAAGTTAAAGAGGCT gggATATTCGAAGAGATTCCAGTAACGAAGAAACCAAAACCCAAATCCAGGGCGGTTGGTACTACCGCAAGACCCATCGGGGGTAGGTTGATGCAAGGACTCAATTGGCTGCTAGATATCTTGGACCCTCCTACCACTAAAAAGCCATCTTCAGCTCGGAAAAACAAAGCCAAGGTGCCTTCAAAGGAAATTGGGGCTGATGAGGAGTTACTGACTAATCAACCCACTAGGATTACGCCCATGGTGACCGCAGCTCCGGTCACTAAGCCTAGTTTATCACAAGAAGAAATACAG GTATTAATCAAACAATTAGAGGCTGTTCAGAATAATCCAAATGCAGCCGATCAGctagatttttcgaaaataacgAGTTTACATAATTTGATAAATGTGAATGAGGGGGTTCAAGTTACGCATGCAGGACAGCACGGGGCTACATCGAGAGCCACACCCAG GCCCCAAAGAACCACAACAGCCAGCCCGATCGTGGCTGAAATCCCGATAAGACCGCGTTTTTCCACGGTGTCCACTGTCAGCGTCAGCAACAGCATTGACGACCTGGAACTGGATGTGACCACACCCAGGCCGCGCCCTTTACCACCAGTTAGTTTAAACCCGATCCCTGGAATAGACGATCAGGGTGACTCAATGGTCAGAAGTAATTTGCTGACCGCAGCTGTCAATGTTACCAGAGCTATATCTAGTTTCCTGGGATCTGCCATACAA GACGCCGCTCAGCAAGTCAGAAGCGTATTTTATACCGGTACCTCTGGTGTGCTTAGCAGTCTTTCCTCAGGTTCTGGGGTGCCCAGTATTGCGGGTGCCAGCAGCAGTTCTAGAGttaactga